One Tolypothrix bouteillei VB521301 DNA window includes the following coding sequences:
- a CDS encoding 4Fe-4S single cluster domain-containing protein produces the protein MYNNLQIFRYQSPVTVLGPYKRAVIWVQGCEFACPGCIVPESWEKAKGESISLTELTDWILSQPDIEGITLSGGEPMLQAAPLVNLIARVHKFKNLGITCYTGYRLEHLQQQGTDAQKSLLACIDLLVDGTYIESLHGDLLWRGSSNQRLLALTERYQQILMQELAQGDRSAGIEFGIDVTGSFYFTGVPARKGFRDEFAAKMQSRGITFSN, from the coding sequence ATGTATAATAATTTACAAATTTTCCGCTATCAATCTCCAGTAACAGTCTTAGGTCCATACAAAAGAGCAGTCATTTGGGTACAAGGCTGCGAGTTTGCTTGTCCGGGTTGTATAGTTCCTGAATCGTGGGAAAAAGCAAAGGGAGAATCAATTTCTCTAACCGAATTAACAGACTGGATTTTATCACAACCAGATATTGAGGGAATCACTCTCTCTGGTGGGGAACCAATGCTACAAGCAGCCCCTTTAGTCAATTTAATCGCTAGGGTGCATAAATTTAAAAATCTGGGTATAACGTGCTACACGGGATATCGTTTGGAGCATCTCCAGCAGCAGGGAACAGATGCTCAAAAATCATTACTGGCTTGCATCGATTTGCTAGTTGATGGAACTTATATTGAGTCTTTACACGGTGACTTACTCTGGCGAGGGTCTAGCAACCAGAGATTGTTGGCGCTGACAGAACGATATCAGCAGATTTTAATGCAAGAATTAGCACAAGGCGATCGCTCAGCCGGAATAGAATTTGGCATTGATGTCACTGGCTCATTTTATTTTACAGGCGTTCCTGCTCGTAAAGGCTTCCGAGATGAGTTTGCAGCAAAAATGCAAAGCCGAGGAATTACATTCTCCAACTAA
- a CDS encoding AAA family ATPase: MRIPRTPRHKSLSPISPPTPHPEPAVKASLQAVGGLREVLAELHDLVALPLKRPDLLAKLGLEPTRGVLLVGPPGTGKTLTVRAIAEELGVNYIAIAGPEIIGKYYGEAELRLRQIFQKATLSAPCLIFIDEIDSLAPERAKVEGEVEKRVVAQLLSLMDGFAQLNGVVILAATNCPDRVDPALRRPGRFDREVYFRVPDRKGRWEILQIHTSTMPLDGSVDLGVIADLAIGFVGADLRSLCQKSAYNALHRFNPPLDSPVPENLSISQQDFLQALKEVKPSILRPLTIETPNITWEQIGGLESIKAILQESVEGALLYPELYRQLRAIPPRGILLWGPPGTGKTLLAKAVASQARANFIAVNGPELHSKWVGASEQAVRELFTRARQVSPCIIFLDEIDVIAPVRGGNEGDFGVSDRVVGQLLTEMDGIQACNNVIIIAATNRPDIIDPALLRAGRLDLQLKVDLPDVTSRFEILQVHNRDRPIAADLNLAAWAVRTEGWNGSELALLSNQATMQAIRRYRLQGFTHIIDPRIFAIDFEIAYQFLLERRFRA, from the coding sequence ATGCGGATTCCTAGAACACCCAGGCATAAATCTCTGTCGCCAATTTCCCCTCCCACCCCTCACCCAGAACCTGCCGTCAAGGCATCATTGCAAGCCGTTGGCGGTTTAAGGGAAGTGCTGGCAGAACTGCACGATTTGGTTGCTCTACCACTGAAGCGTCCAGACTTGTTAGCCAAACTGGGATTAGAACCAACGCGGGGTGTGTTGTTAGTCGGACCGCCAGGAACAGGTAAAACCTTGACTGTGCGTGCCATAGCCGAAGAACTTGGTGTCAACTACATTGCCATTGCTGGTCCTGAGATTATTGGCAAATATTATGGCGAAGCAGAATTACGACTGCGGCAGATTTTCCAAAAAGCCACCCTGTCTGCTCCTTGCCTCATTTTTATCGACGAAATTGATAGCCTAGCACCGGAACGAGCCAAAGTCGAGGGGGAGGTAGAAAAGCGCGTTGTTGCCCAACTTCTCAGTCTGATGGATGGCTTTGCTCAACTCAATGGTGTAGTCATTTTGGCAGCAACCAACTGTCCCGATCGCGTCGATCCCGCACTGCGTCGTCCCGGTAGATTTGACCGTGAAGTTTATTTCCGCGTTCCGGATCGCAAGGGTCGCTGGGAAATTCTTCAGATTCACACGAGTACAATGCCTTTAGATGGGTCTGTAGATTTAGGAGTCATCGCCGATTTAGCAATTGGCTTTGTGGGTGCAGACTTGCGATCGCTTTGTCAAAAGTCAGCCTACAACGCCTTGCACCGCTTCAATCCCCCTCTAGACTCTCCCGTACCAGAGAATCTCAGTATCAGTCAGCAAGATTTTCTTCAAGCTTTAAAAGAAGTTAAACCTTCTATTCTCCGTCCGCTAACAATTGAAACCCCCAATATCACTTGGGAGCAAATTGGTGGTTTGGAGAGTATCAAGGCTATCTTGCAGGAATCTGTTGAAGGAGCTTTGCTTTATCCCGAACTCTATCGTCAGTTAAGAGCAATACCTCCCCGTGGAATTTTACTTTGGGGACCGCCCGGAACTGGTAAGACTCTTTTAGCTAAAGCAGTAGCATCTCAAGCTAGAGCCAATTTTATTGCCGTTAACGGACCGGAATTACACAGCAAGTGGGTGGGAGCATCCGAGCAAGCAGTACGAGAGTTGTTTACCAGAGCCAGACAGGTATCACCATGTATCATTTTTCTTGATGAAATTGATGTGATTGCTCCCGTCAGAGGGGGTAACGAAGGAGACTTTGGAGTGAGCGATCGCGTCGTCGGTCAACTCCTAACCGAAATGGATGGCATCCAAGCTTGTAATAATGTGATAATTATCGCTGCTACAAACAGACCGGACATCATTGACCCAGCCTTATTAAGAGCAGGTCGTCTGGACTTGCAACTGAAGGTAGACTTACCCGATGTCACCAGTCGGTTTGAAATCTTGCAAGTTCACAATCGCGATCGACCAATAGCCGCCGATCTTAACTTAGCAGCTTGGGCTGTACGCACAGAAGGTTGGAACGGTTCTGAACTAGCACTTCTGAGCAATCAAGCCACCATGCAAGCTATTCGTCGCTATCGCCTTCAAGGATTTACTCACATCATCGACCCCCGCATTTTTGCCATTGATTTTGAAATTGCCTATCAATTTTTGCTAGAAAGACGGTTTAGAGCATGA
- a CDS encoding LamG domain-containing protein, whose product MLSIEKLRIAAAGVSITYPLQSVIPPAKRTKQQAMPSQETMQQTPPIDSFPNAPTFDGVDDKLDMPYAPELNPPSFTIEMWVMVQGGSGYQSIMTSVGGSPLAGRKGYLFCITPARQWQFWLGNGEPKAFWQVLNGTQAKIGTWTHLAGTYDRNSQTMAFFVNGREVAREMGVQYQPNDRNPTRVGAGATEQWGASPCFFRGKIAEVHVWDRVLTSREIQALAAQQSIEVQAEPIQENTSEVIPEGQGGQWGQWGQGGQGEQWGQWGQWGQGGQWGQGVDLFQETTGNFSGQQGQNTNPSPQSQLSFEQPLTQLPVRENPLTSKQPDPISTAMSDPQTVLWQIGSPGQAGIPAPTGPWTIEYNYIVGTDPDPLNCPTIPSCIVPPNANQIPNSTSQLNIHFSLLESYTDGQLVLCYDRYGSGEDNIFLDGQLIARMPGADQGKLKQSQIPLTSICQGSHTISITTSNGTNAAHLIDYLQLQIHKPTLSNLTSQYGGLTGASSQSESNLSDSQQSSSQSAQSGFISPVTSVAGQVTDEGDNEGFVGQAAGLVGGVAGQDPSVGELVGGLTHQNLGGGVLGELLNQVGGVAGGLPVVGGVAGGLTGQGGGKDGLAGGLLNQVGGLASGLPVAGGVVNSLTGQGGGKDGLAGGLLNQVGGLASGLPVVGGIASGLPGVGGLVGGAAQGGHAGGASTEVVVQQLAGLVQQLTVLVTQLTQLISQLSIANQGHVGAGGAGQIPGMGQQLPGGVSLPGLTPAQVSQLSAMTGLSPAQLAQLSALTNLPPAQLLQLPAMTGLSPAQVLAQLQSRASGGR is encoded by the coding sequence ATGCTGTCAATAGAAAAACTGAGGATTGCAGCTGCAGGTGTATCAATCACTTATCCTCTTCAGAGCGTCATCCCTCCTGCTAAAAGAACAAAACAGCAGGCAATGCCCTCTCAAGAAACTATGCAGCAAACACCTCCGATTGATTCTTTTCCCAACGCTCCCACATTTGATGGAGTAGATGACAAGTTAGATATGCCTTACGCTCCCGAACTTAACCCTCCCAGTTTTACTATAGAAATGTGGGTTATGGTTCAGGGAGGTTCAGGTTATCAGTCTATTATGACCTCGGTCGGTGGCTCTCCTTTGGCAGGACGCAAAGGGTATCTTTTTTGCATCACACCTGCGCGGCAATGGCAATTTTGGTTGGGCAATGGCGAACCAAAAGCTTTCTGGCAAGTACTAAACGGTACACAAGCAAAAATAGGTACTTGGACACATCTCGCAGGAACCTACGATCGCAACTCGCAAACAATGGCTTTCTTTGTCAACGGGCGAGAAGTGGCGCGAGAAATGGGCGTGCAATACCAACCCAACGATCGCAATCCTACCCGTGTCGGTGCAGGTGCCACAGAACAGTGGGGAGCAAGCCCCTGTTTCTTCCGTGGCAAAATTGCTGAAGTTCATGTCTGGGATCGCGTCCTAACTTCTAGAGAGATTCAGGCACTTGCAGCCCAACAGTCAATAGAAGTTCAAGCAGAACCCATTCAGGAAAATACTTCTGAGGTCATACCTGAGGGACAAGGCGGACAATGGGGGCAATGGGGGCAAGGCGGACAGGGGGAACAATGGGGACAATGGGGGCAATGGGGGCAAGGCGGACAATGGGGACAAGGTGTGGATTTATTTCAAGAAACGACAGGTAATTTCTCCGGTCAACAGGGACAAAACACAAATCCTTCGCCTCAATCACAACTCAGTTTTGAGCAACCTCTAACTCAACTGCCAGTTCGGGAAAACCCTCTGACATCCAAGCAACCTGACCCAATCAGTACTGCTATGTCCGATCCCCAAACTGTTCTCTGGCAGATTGGCTCCCCAGGTCAAGCTGGAATACCAGCCCCTACAGGTCCATGGACTATTGAATATAACTATATAGTAGGTACAGATCCCGACCCCCTTAACTGTCCTACAATACCCTCTTGCATAGTTCCACCCAATGCCAACCAAATCCCCAATTCAACCAGTCAACTCAATATTCACTTTTCTTTACTAGAAAGTTATACTGACGGACAGTTAGTCTTATGTTACGATCGCTACGGTTCTGGAGAAGACAATATCTTTTTAGACGGACAACTCATTGCTAGGATGCCCGGAGCAGACCAGGGCAAACTCAAGCAAAGCCAAATCCCTCTAACAAGTATTTGCCAAGGATCGCATACGATTTCAATTACAACATCAAACGGTACAAATGCCGCACACTTAATCGATTATCTGCAACTCCAAATCCATAAACCAACGCTTTCCAATCTTACATCCCAATATGGGGGATTGACTGGTGCTTCGTCACAATCCGAAAGCAACCTATCAGATTCCCAACAATCATCGTCACAATCTGCACAAAGTGGATTCATCAGCCCGGTAACAAGTGTTGCAGGTCAGGTTACAGACGAAGGTGACAATGAGGGATTCGTTGGACAAGCCGCCGGACTGGTAGGCGGAGTAGCTGGTCAAGACCCCAGTGTTGGGGAATTAGTCGGTGGTTTAACTCATCAAAATTTAGGAGGCGGAGTGTTAGGAGAATTACTCAATCAAGTCGGCGGAGTGGCTGGAGGTTTACCAGTAGTTGGCGGAGTGGCTGGAGGTTTAACAGGTCAAGGTGGTGGCAAAGATGGATTAGCCGGAGGATTACTCAATCAAGTTGGTGGGCTAGCTTCCGGTCTACCCGTAGCTGGCGGAGTAGTCAATAGTTTGACAGGTCAAGGTGGTGGCAAAGACGGATTAGCCGGAGGATTACTCAATCAAGTCGGTGGACTAGCTTCCGGTCTACCTGTAGTTGGTGGAATAGCTTCCGGTCTACCTGGAGTTGGTGGACTAGTCGGTGGTGCTGCACAAGGAGGACACGCAGGTGGTGCATCTACGGAAGTTGTAGTGCAACAATTAGCTGGATTAGTACAGCAACTGACTGTCTTAGTTACCCAACTTACTCAACTCATCAGTCAACTAAGTATAGCCAATCAAGGTCATGTCGGGGCAGGAGGTGCAGGACAGATACCAGGAATGGGGCAACAACTTCCTGGAGGTGTATCCTTACCCGGTCTGACACCAGCCCAAGTCAGCCAACTATCAGCCATGACAGGTCTTTCACCAGCCCAACTTGCCCAACTATCTGCACTAACAAATCTCCCACCAGCACAACTATTACAACTGCCTGCAATGACAGGTCTCTCACCAGCACAAGTGTTAGCACAACTACAAAGCCGAGCATCGGGAGGTCGCTAA
- a CDS encoding AAA family ATPase — MSNFFKGFEDLLELAKTIEEKIQNGEIKADVQVSTRSLSNIPRAGSIPRTDIGTSRIRTQPPASAPVPDPVTPTENTTNHSLKDVGGLEQVLQELKELIALPLKRPEILAKLGLEPTRGVLLVGPPGTGKTLTARALAEELGVNYIAIVGPEVIGKYYGEAEQRLRSLFEKAAKNAPCIVFIDEIDSLAPDRSKVEGEVEKRLVAQLLSLMDGFAQTKGVIVLAATNRPEHLDPALRRPGRFDREVQFRVPDRQGRLEILQILTRSMPLDETVNLEAIADLSVGFVGADLKALCQKSAYNALRRYVPSIDEQIPDSMTVNQLDFLAAIKEIKPAVLRAVEVESPNISWEEIGGLENIKQTLRESVEGALLHPELYLKTKAKAPKGILLWGPPGTGKTLLAKAVASQARANFICVNGPELLNKWVGASEQAVRELFTKARLAAPCVIFIDEIDTLTPIRGSYTGDSGVSDRVVGQLLTELDGLQTGATILLIAATNRPDAIDPALVRSGRLDLQLKVDLPNQESRLAILQVHNQDRPLQNVDLTYWAEITEGWNGADLSLLGDRAAVESIRRYRSQGMTDPNTIRITPEDFDCAYQILTEQRS; from the coding sequence ATGAGCAATTTTTTCAAAGGCTTTGAAGATTTATTAGAACTAGCAAAAACCATAGAAGAAAAAATTCAAAACGGAGAAATCAAAGCTGACGTGCAAGTTAGCACTCGTTCGTTAAGCAATATTCCGCGTGCTGGTAGTATTCCGCGTACCGATATAGGAACCAGTCGAATTCGCACCCAACCACCCGCTTCTGCTCCTGTACCAGACCCGGTAACACCCACGGAAAACACTACAAATCACTCCCTCAAAGATGTAGGCGGACTTGAACAAGTCCTCCAAGAACTGAAAGAATTAATCGCCCTCCCTCTAAAACGTCCGGAAATTTTAGCCAAACTCGGACTAGAACCTACACGCGGTGTTCTTTTAGTCGGTCCTCCCGGTACGGGTAAAACACTCACCGCCCGCGCTCTTGCAGAAGAACTGGGTGTCAACTACATCGCCATAGTAGGACCGGAAGTGATTGGCAAATACTACGGTGAAGCAGAACAAAGATTGCGATCGCTATTTGAAAAAGCTGCTAAAAATGCTCCTTGTATAGTTTTTATAGATGAAATTGACAGCCTCGCCCCAGACCGCAGCAAAGTAGAAGGAGAAGTAGAAAAACGCTTAGTCGCCCAACTTCTCAGTCTGATGGATGGTTTTGCCCAAACGAAAGGGGTTATTGTGCTAGCTGCAACAAACCGTCCCGAACATCTCGACCCAGCTTTACGCCGCCCCGGAAGATTCGATCGCGAAGTCCAATTTCGAGTACCAGACCGTCAGGGACGCCTGGAAATATTACAAATATTAACTCGTTCGATGCCCCTAGATGAGACAGTAAACTTAGAAGCGATCGCAGATCTGAGTGTCGGATTTGTAGGTGCGGATTTAAAAGCCTTATGTCAAAAATCTGCTTACAATGCTTTGCGCCGTTATGTCCCCTCTATAGACGAGCAAATTCCCGATTCCATGACGGTGAATCAATTAGATTTCCTAGCAGCCATTAAAGAAATTAAACCAGCTGTTTTACGTGCGGTGGAAGTCGAATCTCCCAATATTTCCTGGGAAGAAATTGGCGGGTTGGAGAACATCAAACAAACCTTGAGGGAATCGGTAGAAGGCGCACTGTTACATCCAGAATTATATTTAAAAACCAAAGCGAAAGCACCCAAAGGTATTTTACTTTGGGGACCACCCGGAACCGGCAAAACTTTGTTAGCAAAAGCCGTTGCTTCTCAAGCTAGAGCAAATTTTATCTGCGTCAACGGTCCGGAATTACTCAATAAGTGGGTAGGTGCAAGCGAACAAGCAGTGCGAGAATTATTTACCAAAGCAAGACTTGCAGCACCGTGCGTTATCTTTATTGACGAAATCGACACCTTGACCCCAATTAGGGGAAGTTATACAGGCGATTCGGGAGTGAGCGATCGCGTTGTGGGACAATTGCTGACAGAATTAGATGGTTTGCAGACAGGTGCTACCATCCTGTTAATTGCTGCTACCAATCGTCCCGATGCGATCGACCCCGCGTTAGTTAGGTCTGGGCGTTTGGATTTGCAGTTAAAAGTAGACTTACCAAATCAAGAAAGCCGTTTGGCGATTTTGCAAGTCCACAACCAAGACCGTCCTTTACAGAATGTAGACTTAACTTACTGGGCAGAAATTACAGAAGGTTGGAATGGTGCTGACTTATCATTACTAGGCGATAGAGCGGCGGTAGAATCTATTCGCCGCTATCGTTCTCAAGGAATGACCGATCCCAATACTATCCGCATTACACCAGAGGACTTTGATTGTGCTTATCAAATTTTAACGGAACAACGTTCCTAG
- a CDS encoding ArsA family ATPase: MTSNYQFTDKINQYDSLHLAMFSGKGGVGKTTLACAFARRWATLFSNESILLISTDPAHSLGDVLQIKVVEQATLLPDLPNLSVRALDAKQLLLEFKAKYGNYLELLVERGSFVEGEDLTPVWDLNWPGIDEVMGLLEIQRLLAEKTVDRIVVDMAPSGHTLNLLGIKDFLDVVLNSLELFQEKHRAIAKTFTGRYIPDEVDDFLAKMKSELAEGKKLLQDVNFTACLVVAIAEPMSLLETERFLDNLQELDISCSGLFINKILRDAKTDLDRYSEQQNLLAKFLNLSEKQSVYTVPQLFTEPLGGTALDNLISQVQKIDTVALIPPPVIQFPVKILPSFTDFIIEGRQLILIGGKGGVGKTTVAAAIGWELANRYPDKNICLISIDPAHSLGDAFGQKLGHEPTQLTSNLSGQEIDAKIILEQFRNDYLWELAAMMSGEGSEPGAIKIVYTPEAWRQLVAQALPGIDEMLSLVTIMELLDRKQQDLIILDTAPTGHLLRFLEMPSALADWLAWIFKLWMKYQSVLGRVDFMGRLRKLRQQVVQAQKKLQDPNHTEFIGVIQAEAAIIAEQTRLTDSLAKMGVPQRYIVHNRYHSGFEIDKSLFIKQNIIRLPTLPRSVEPLDRIKTAASLLF; encoded by the coding sequence ATGACCTCAAATTACCAATTCACGGATAAGATTAATCAATATGACTCACTTCACTTAGCCATGTTTAGCGGCAAAGGTGGAGTTGGAAAAACTACACTCGCCTGTGCTTTTGCTCGACGCTGGGCTACATTATTTTCTAACGAGAGTATATTACTAATTTCTACAGACCCAGCCCATTCTTTAGGCGATGTATTGCAAATAAAAGTAGTAGAACAAGCTACACTTTTACCCGATTTACCAAATTTAAGTGTTCGAGCATTGGATGCAAAGCAATTACTATTAGAATTTAAGGCAAAATACGGAAATTATTTAGAACTGTTAGTTGAAAGAGGAAGCTTTGTCGAAGGGGAAGATTTAACACCTGTTTGGGATTTAAATTGGCCTGGTATAGATGAAGTTATGGGATTATTGGAAATCCAACGGTTGCTAGCAGAAAAAACTGTCGATCGCATTGTAGTAGACATGGCTCCTTCGGGGCATACTTTAAATTTATTAGGAATTAAAGATTTTTTAGATGTCGTCTTAAATTCTTTAGAATTATTTCAAGAAAAACATCGCGCGATCGCGAAAACTTTTACGGGACGTTATATACCTGATGAAGTTGATGATTTCTTAGCAAAAATGAAATCTGAATTAGCGGAAGGCAAAAAGTTATTGCAGGATGTCAATTTTACTGCTTGCTTGGTAGTGGCGATCGCAGAACCAATGAGTCTTTTAGAAACAGAGAGATTTTTAGATAACTTGCAGGAACTAGATATATCTTGCAGTGGGTTGTTTATTAATAAAATCTTAAGAGATGCCAAGACGGATTTAGACCGCTATAGCGAGCAACAAAATTTATTAGCAAAATTCCTTAATCTATCAGAAAAACAGTCTGTATATACCGTACCGCAACTCTTCACTGAACCCCTTGGGGGTACAGCACTAGATAATCTCATTAGCCAAGTTCAAAAAATTGATACTGTTGCCCTTATCCCCCCACCAGTTATACAATTTCCTGTCAAAATACTTCCTAGTTTTACTGACTTTATTATCGAAGGCAGACAACTCATTCTTATTGGTGGTAAAGGTGGAGTTGGAAAAACTACGGTAGCAGCAGCCATTGGATGGGAATTAGCCAATCGCTATCCCGATAAAAATATTTGTCTCATTTCTATCGACCCCGCTCATTCCTTAGGAGATGCTTTCGGTCAGAAATTAGGACACGAACCTACCCAATTAACCTCTAATTTAAGCGGTCAAGAAATCGATGCCAAAATTATATTAGAACAGTTCCGCAATGACTACCTTTGGGAATTAGCTGCAATGATGAGTGGTGAAGGAAGCGAACCAGGAGCAATCAAAATTGTTTATACTCCCGAAGCTTGGCGACAACTTGTAGCGCAGGCTTTACCTGGGATTGATGAAATGCTATCCCTCGTTACTATCATGGAGTTATTAGACCGCAAACAGCAAGATTTAATTATTTTAGACACAGCCCCTACAGGTCATCTACTCCGCTTTTTAGAAATGCCCTCTGCACTAGCAGATTGGTTGGCATGGATATTTAAATTATGGATGAAATATCAAAGTGTTTTAGGTCGAGTTGATTTTATGGGACGACTGCGAAAATTACGCCAACAAGTTGTGCAAGCCCAGAAAAAATTACAAGATCCAAATCATACAGAATTTATTGGTGTCATTCAAGCAGAAGCAGCAATTATCGCCGAACAAACACGTCTAACAGATTCTTTAGCCAAAATGGGTGTCCCTCAACGTTATATCGTCCACAATCGCTATCACTCTGGTTTCGAAATAGATAAAAGTTTATTTATCAAACAAAATATTATTCGCTTACCTACTTTACCGCGATCTGTAGAACCTTTAGATAGAATTAAAACAGCAGCAAGTCTTTTATTTTGA
- a CDS encoding GvpL/GvpF family gas vesicle protein, with the protein MTVLYMVTENLYVYAFLKTPVTDLKLPAGISNSVLLISTSGISALVEPAISIELLQSNDEILIKAVLSHDRVICEVFRQTTVLPLRFGTSFTSQDNLLTYLESRAEEYLEKLHVMNGKSEYILKFIPRTLDETTTPTASGGRQYFLAKKQRYQTQQDFSAIQTTEWENIVETISQIYESKIVQQEDKEPRIYLLVRSQDEDLLAEQYLTWQEACPRWELHLGEPLPPYHFI; encoded by the coding sequence TTGACTGTATTATACATGGTGACTGAAAACCTTTACGTTTATGCTTTTTTAAAAACACCAGTTACTGACCTAAAATTACCCGCAGGCATCAGTAATAGTGTACTTTTAATTAGCACATCTGGCATTTCTGCGCTAGTGGAACCTGCTATTTCCATAGAATTATTACAAAGTAATGACGAAATATTAATTAAAGCAGTCTTGTCACACGATCGCGTTATTTGTGAAGTCTTTCGTCAAACGACAGTTTTACCTCTCCGGTTTGGTACTTCTTTTACTTCACAAGATAACTTATTAACGTATCTAGAATCTCGCGCAGAGGAATATCTAGAAAAGTTACACGTAATGAATGGGAAAAGTGAATATATTTTAAAGTTTATCCCTCGGACTTTAGATGAAACAACTACACCAACAGCATCAGGGGGGAGACAGTATTTTTTAGCTAAAAAACAACGCTATCAAACACAGCAAGACTTTTCTGCTATTCAAACAACAGAGTGGGAAAATATAGTTGAGACAATCAGTCAAATTTACGAATCTAAGATTGTTCAACAGGAGGACAAAGAACCCCGAATTTATCTTTTAGTAAGGAGTCAAGATGAAGATCTACTAGCAGAACAATATTTAACTTGGCAAGAGGCTTGTCCGCGTTGGGAGTTACATTTAGGAGAACCGCTACCTCCTTATCATTTTATTTAA
- a CDS encoding gas vesicle protein GvpG: protein MFLKILLFPVMGPLEGITWIGEQLLERASAELDEKENLHKRLLALQLAFDIGEISEEEFEIQEEELLLQIQAMEEEAAEAEL, encoded by the coding sequence ATGTTTTTGAAAATCTTATTATTTCCTGTCATGGGTCCCCTTGAAGGCATAACCTGGATAGGAGAACAACTTCTAGAACGTGCTAGTGCTGAATTGGATGAAAAAGAAAATTTACACAAACGTTTGTTAGCTTTGCAACTAGCATTTGATATTGGAGAAATATCTGAAGAAGAGTTTGAAATTCAAGAAGAGGAGCTTTTGCTGCAAATTCAAGCCATGGAAGAAGAAGCAGCAGAAGCTGAACTTTAA
- a CDS encoding GvpL/GvpF family gas vesicle protein, translated as MTSGLYLYGIFPQAISDNVILEGIDKQIVQNYSIEGFNFLYSEAKQAKYLASRRNLLCHEKVLEEAMNLGFRTHLPLRFGLVVKTWDTVNEQLLVPYKEELEALFQKLDGHREVSVKVLWNSQEEIQALLESNPELREKRDAMEGKTLKMEEVIEIGQMIEKGLEARKEAIIQAFQDELNGLAEEIVENDTMTEEMIYNAAYLIPWDSEALFSEKVEAIDKQLSDRLRIRYNNFTAPYTFAQLS; from the coding sequence ATGACTTCAGGGCTTTATCTTTACGGAATTTTCCCCCAAGCAATTTCCGATAATGTCATTCTCGAAGGAATAGATAAACAAATAGTTCAGAACTATTCTATAGAGGGATTTAACTTTTTATATTCAGAAGCAAAACAAGCAAAGTATCTTGCTTCCCGACGCAATTTACTATGCCATGAAAAAGTTTTAGAAGAAGCGATGAATCTGGGATTTCGTACCCATTTACCACTACGCTTTGGATTAGTTGTGAAAACATGGGACACTGTTAACGAACAGTTGCTAGTTCCCTATAAAGAAGAATTAGAGGCGTTATTTCAAAAATTAGATGGACACCGGGAAGTGAGCGTCAAAGTTCTGTGGAACAGCCAGGAGGAAATCCAAGCATTGCTAGAGTCAAATCCGGAGTTGCGAGAAAAGCGCGATGCAATGGAAGGTAAAACTCTGAAAATGGAAGAAGTCATCGAAATTGGTCAGATGATTGAGAAGGGTTTAGAAGCTCGTAAAGAAGCGATTATCCAAGCTTTTCAAGATGAATTAAATGGTTTAGCAGAAGAAATCGTGGAAAATGATACGATGACAGAAGAAATGATTTATAATGCAGCTTATTTAATTCCTTGGGATAGTGAAGCTTTGTTTAGTGAAAAGGTAGAAGCTATTGACAAACAATTGAGCGATCGCTTGCGAATTCGCTATAACAACTTTACTGCACCTTATACATTTGCCCAACTTTCTTAA
- a CDS encoding gas vesicle protein K, protein MTLVGKSSESSTEEIPNVHKLNSKAGLASLLLTVLELIRQLMEAQVIRRMDEQLLSDSQLDQAAESLQKLEEQVLHLCKIFEIEPEDLNVDLGELGTLLPAPGTYYPGEPSQKPSILELLDRLLNIGIVLHGEVDLGLANLNLIHAKLRLVLTSKPI, encoded by the coding sequence ATGACGTTAGTTGGCAAATCGTCGGAAAGTTCGACAGAAGAAATTCCTAATGTTCACAAACTAAACAGTAAAGCAGGTTTAGCTTCTCTATTGTTAACTGTGCTGGAACTTATTCGCCAGCTAATGGAAGCACAAGTGATTCGGCGGATGGATGAACAACTTCTGAGTGATTCACAGTTAGACCAAGCAGCAGAAAGTTTACAAAAACTAGAAGAACAAGTATTGCACTTGTGCAAAATTTTTGAAATAGAACCAGAGGATTTAAATGTAGATTTGGGAGAACTAGGTACTCTTTTACCTGCACCGGGAACTTATTACCCAGGAGAACCCAGCCAAAAACCGTCCATCTTAGAATTACTAGATCGGCTTTTAAACATTGGTATAGTATTGCACGGTGAAGTGGATTTAGGTTTGGCTAATTTAAATTTAATTCATGCAAAATTACGGTTAGTATTGACTTCAAAACCAATCTAA